A genomic stretch from Sphingobacterium sp. ML3W includes:
- the metX gene encoding homoserine O-acetyltransferase, with translation MSRHIYQHPEPFVFENGKELVDLQISYEVFGELNADRSNVIWVCHALTANANVLDWWPGLFGANDLFNPNDYYIVCANLIGSAYGSSNPLSINPATGQPYYLSFPEFTVKDLVNAHQLLAAHLDIIKLEVLIGGSLGGQQALEWAASNRIAINQLIVVGTNAVHSPWGIAFNESQRLAITADRTFYANHPDGGKKGLKVARSIALLSYRNYITYDHTQRDEDDSIVNEYKAASYQNYQGEKLVKRYNAYSYFYLTKAMDSHNLARGRTSLEAALSGISCPTLVLAVNTDVLFPPAEQRFIAQHIPNATYQEIESSYGHDGFLIETKKLTAIIHNFLKNKKAYINELV, from the coding sequence ATGAGCAGGCATATTTATCAACATCCCGAGCCCTTTGTATTTGAAAACGGGAAGGAACTTGTCGATTTACAGATTAGCTACGAGGTATTTGGTGAACTCAATGCTGATCGCAGCAACGTAATCTGGGTCTGTCATGCCCTGACGGCAAATGCGAATGTATTGGACTGGTGGCCGGGCCTATTTGGTGCTAACGATCTATTTAATCCGAATGATTACTACATCGTATGTGCCAATTTAATAGGATCCGCCTACGGTAGTAGCAATCCCCTATCCATCAACCCGGCAACAGGTCAGCCTTATTACCTATCCTTTCCGGAGTTTACGGTAAAAGATCTGGTCAATGCACATCAATTGCTCGCAGCTCATTTGGATATCATTAAACTTGAGGTTCTAATTGGCGGCTCGCTAGGTGGCCAACAGGCCCTAGAATGGGCCGCTTCCAACAGGATCGCAATCAATCAACTCATTGTTGTCGGCACCAATGCGGTACATTCCCCCTGGGGAATCGCTTTTAATGAAAGCCAACGTTTAGCAATTACAGCAGACCGGACCTTCTATGCCAACCATCCCGATGGTGGTAAAAAAGGGCTTAAAGTTGCTCGCTCGATTGCGCTGTTATCCTATCGCAATTATATCACCTATGACCATACACAACGGGATGAGGATGACAGTATAGTGAATGAGTATAAAGCTGCCTCTTATCAAAATTATCAAGGCGAAAAACTTGTCAAACGCTATAATGCATATAGTTATTTCTACCTGACAAAGGCCATGGACAGTCACAATTTAGCCCGAGGAAGGACTTCTTTGGAGGCAGCATTGTCCGGGATCAGCTGTCCGACATTGGTATTAGCTGTCAATACCGATGTATTGTTCCCGCCAGCCGAACAGCGATTTATAGCGCAGCATATTCCAAATGCAACTTATCAGGAGATCGAATCAAGCTATGGCCATGATGGATTTTTGATAGAGACAAAAAAACTGACGGCTATTATCCATAATTTTTTAAAGAATAAGAAAGCGTATATCAACGAATTAGTCTAA
- a CDS encoding TonB-dependent receptor, with the protein MMKPQKNKSLLFSIIIILVFAWGTVSAQSGEGKLHAVVVGPDDGPLGAASISLLRSPGDIPLKGTLSKENGGIEFVEVPSGKYMIQVSAVGYTTYRSTEIALKSGAIMSLDTIRLQAETRVLGEAQVVGRKPLIESQIDKIVLNVENSVLATGNNALELLQKVPGVTLDNKKINLRGKSNVIIMIDGKPTYLSADEVSRLLENTASNSIASIEVLTNPPAKYDAAGNAGIINIKTKKNTQFGSNVSLNLNLGQGKYTKGDGGFLLNHRNSWVNLFASYNYQNSLGFNDLTIDRSVRDSIGTTYFNSDSYSKFRYRGHNFKFAADFNLGKQEVLGFVVNGNVSNGNSTRQGDNLIASEKGKLDSVVQGSNFSDFTYHYLAYNLNYKKTFDTLGTELTANADYSYSKNNDNSTVKNRFLDPNWTEFKMPKIFRNDMLSNTKILVFKTDFVHPFDKTTKLEAGLKYSRVKTDNILIYEDQNTAGEFVRNEKQSNQFLYNEDIAAAYFTLNKSFGKFSVQAGLRVENTSSLGNSVTLGQQTERNYTDFFPTVFIQQQINDNHKLGLSYSRRIDRPDYGALNPFIYYLDQYTYQYGNPYLNPQYTNSYELNYTFKERYLLSLGYKRTNDAITQVIESNSETKAIAQTDRNLTYFDYYNMNINIPVKVLKWWTTSNNLTAFYSKYNFDERSGAQRQLEKLSFQVSSNHDVRIGETTNVELTANYFSPAVYGVFSFKSYYGIDLGAGKTFLDKKLNVKLAVNDILNTRGQRRLTSSQENGYYRIRNGHDSRVVRLSLSYRFGNVNIKSVNKRAGDNDEDNRLKK; encoded by the coding sequence ATGATGAAACCACAGAAAAATAAATCGTTGCTATTTTCCATTATTATAATTCTCGTCTTTGCTTGGGGAACTGTTTCTGCACAATCTGGAGAGGGAAAGCTACACGCCGTTGTTGTTGGTCCGGATGATGGGCCGCTTGGTGCGGCCAGTATCTCACTGTTGCGGAGTCCGGGGGATATTCCGTTGAAAGGGACATTGTCGAAAGAGAATGGAGGAATTGAGTTCGTGGAGGTACCTAGTGGTAAATATATGATACAAGTTTCAGCAGTAGGTTATACAACCTATCGCTCTACCGAAATCGCATTGAAGTCGGGGGCCATTATGTCTTTGGATACCATTCGCCTACAGGCGGAAACACGAGTTTTGGGCGAGGCTCAGGTCGTTGGTCGGAAGCCGTTAATTGAAAGTCAAATTGACAAGATTGTACTCAATGTAGAGAATAGTGTACTGGCAACCGGAAACAACGCATTGGAACTCCTGCAAAAAGTTCCCGGTGTGACTTTGGATAATAAAAAAATTAACCTGCGCGGTAAAAGTAATGTAATTATTATGATCGACGGAAAGCCTACTTACCTCTCTGCGGATGAAGTTTCCAGACTGTTGGAGAATACGGCGTCAAATTCAATCGCTTCGATTGAAGTCCTTACCAATCCGCCGGCGAAATATGACGCCGCCGGAAACGCTGGTATTATCAATATCAAAACCAAAAAAAATACACAATTCGGCAGTAACGTTAGCTTGAACCTCAATCTGGGACAGGGAAAATACACGAAAGGTGATGGCGGTTTTCTGCTCAACCATCGCAACAGTTGGGTAAATCTGTTTGCTTCATATAATTACCAGAATAGTTTAGGCTTTAATGATTTAACGATCGATCGTTCTGTCAGGGATTCAATCGGGACAACCTATTTCAATTCGGATTCCTATTCGAAATTTCGTTATCGAGGACATAACTTTAAATTCGCTGCGGATTTTAACCTTGGTAAACAAGAAGTGCTTGGCTTTGTCGTCAACGGTAATGTGAGCAATGGTAATTCTACACGACAGGGAGATAATTTAATCGCTTCGGAAAAAGGTAAATTGGATTCAGTTGTACAGGGAAGCAACTTTTCGGATTTCACCTATCACTACTTGGCTTACAACCTCAATTACAAAAAGACATTCGATACATTGGGAACTGAACTGACAGCGAATGCAGATTATTCTTATTCCAAAAATAACGATAACAGCACAGTGAAAAACCGTTTCTTAGATCCAAATTGGACGGAATTTAAAATGCCAAAGATTTTTCGAAATGACATGTTGTCCAATACCAAAATTTTAGTTTTCAAAACAGATTTTGTTCATCCCTTTGACAAAACAACAAAACTCGAAGCGGGTCTGAAATATAGTCGTGTGAAAACAGATAATATTTTGATCTATGAGGATCAAAATACTGCAGGGGAATTTGTGCGAAACGAAAAGCAGAGCAATCAGTTTTTGTATAACGAAGATATCGCAGCAGCATATTTTACGCTGAATAAATCCTTTGGAAAGTTTTCTGTGCAAGCCGGACTCCGTGTTGAAAATACCAGCTCATTGGGCAATTCAGTAACCTTAGGACAGCAGACAGAACGTAATTATACTGATTTCTTTCCAACGGTATTTATACAACAACAGATCAATGATAATCACAAACTTGGTCTAAGCTATAGCCGAAGAATAGACCGTCCGGATTATGGTGCGTTGAATCCTTTTATCTACTACCTGGATCAATATACCTATCAATATGGTAATCCCTATTTAAATCCACAATATACCAACTCCTATGAGCTGAATTACACCTTTAAGGAACGTTATTTGTTGAGTCTTGGCTATAAGAGAACCAATGATGCGATCACGCAGGTAATAGAGAGCAATTCTGAAACCAAGGCCATCGCACAGACGGACCGGAATCTGACCTATTTCGATTATTATAATATGAATATCAATATACCAGTTAAAGTGCTTAAATGGTGGACTACTTCCAACAACTTGACTGCATTTTATAGCAAATATAATTTTGACGAGCGCTCAGGTGCCCAGCGTCAGCTGGAAAAGTTATCTTTTCAGGTGAGCTCCAATCATGATGTCCGTATCGGTGAGACAACCAATGTGGAGCTGACCGCTAATTATTTCTCACCGGCTGTCTATGGTGTCTTTAGTTTTAAATCTTACTATGGAATCGATCTCGGAGCAGGGAAAACTTTTCTTGATAAAAAACTGAATGTGAAGCTAGCGGTGAATGATATATTGAATACAAGAGGACAACGGAGATTAACCAGTTCGCAGGAAAATGGGTATTATCGCATTCGTAATGGACACGATAGTAGAGTGGTGAGGTTGTCTCTTTCTTACCGTTTTGGAAACGTCAATATTAAGTCGGTGAATAAGCGGGCTGGAGATAATGATGAGGATAACCGTTTGAAAAAATAG
- a CDS encoding homoserine dehydrogenase, with protein sequence MSNKLTIGMFGFGVVGQGLYDIIKTKNLNLEIKKFVIKNADKKRTLPADLFSTDAEAILADPEINTVVELIDDAEAAYKLTVRALKSGKNVVSANKKMIASHLEELVDIQHEYGTSLLYEGAVCGSIPIIRNLEEYYDNELLHSVSGIFNGSSNYILSKVFNENQQYADALKKAQELGFAETDPTLDVGGYDPKFKVCIVASHAYGIYVKPNDVFNIGIDKLGQQDIRFAKEKNLKIKLIPTAKEIDGNKVVLYVLPRLVGKESMLYNVENENNGVLVKAAFADEQFFYGKGAGGHPTGSAVLSDIAALRYGYRYEYKKHLESSALNYSQDYLLKVYLRYTDDQLIEKLNFSEITERYYAADFKYVIGYINLQQIAAHKADLDQEGNFIAEIA encoded by the coding sequence ATGAGTAATAAATTAACGATAGGGATGTTTGGGTTTGGCGTGGTAGGCCAAGGTCTCTACGACATTATCAAAACCAAAAATCTGAATCTGGAAATCAAGAAATTTGTCATCAAAAATGCGGACAAAAAACGTACGTTACCAGCGGATCTGTTTTCAACAGATGCTGAGGCAATCCTGGCGGATCCAGAAATCAACACTGTTGTCGAACTGATCGATGATGCCGAAGCTGCATACAAACTGACTGTACGCGCATTGAAATCAGGCAAAAATGTGGTATCTGCAAATAAAAAGATGATTGCCAGTCACCTCGAAGAGTTGGTAGATATTCAACATGAATATGGTACCAGCCTACTTTATGAAGGCGCTGTCTGTGGAAGTATTCCTATTATCCGTAACTTGGAAGAATACTATGATAACGAGCTTTTGCATTCGGTCAGCGGTATATTCAACGGATCTTCCAACTACATTCTTTCGAAAGTCTTTAATGAAAACCAACAGTATGCAGATGCGCTAAAAAAAGCGCAGGAACTGGGTTTTGCTGAAACAGATCCTACTCTTGATGTTGGCGGATATGACCCTAAATTTAAAGTCTGTATCGTCGCTTCACATGCTTATGGTATCTATGTCAAACCAAATGATGTCTTCAACATCGGTATTGACAAATTGGGTCAACAGGATATTCGCTTTGCAAAGGAAAAGAACTTAAAAATCAAGTTGATCCCTACAGCCAAAGAGATCGACGGTAATAAGGTCGTGCTTTATGTACTTCCTCGTTTGGTAGGTAAAGAAAGCATGTTATACAATGTAGAAAATGAAAATAACGGTGTATTGGTCAAAGCTGCCTTTGCGGATGAGCAATTCTTCTATGGCAAAGGTGCGGGCGGTCACCCTACTGGCTCGGCAGTATTGTCGGATATTGCCGCATTACGCTACGGTTACCGTTATGAATATAAAAAGCATTTAGAATCCAGTGCCTTAAACTATAGCCAAGATTATCTGCTCAAGGTCTATTTAAGATACACTGACGATCAACTGATTGAAAAATTAAATTTCAGTGAGATCACAGAAAGATATTACGCAGCAGATTTCAAATATGTTATTGGCTATATTAATCTTCAACAAATTGCAGCTCACAAGGCGGATTTGGACCAAGAGGGCAATTTCATTGCTGAGATCGCGTAG
- a CDS encoding O-acetylhomoserine aminocarboxypropyltransferase/cysteine synthase, with protein sequence MSSNKNLKFETLQVHAGQVADPTTGSRAVPIYQTSSFVFENAEHGANLFALKQFGNIYTRIMNPTTDVFEQRIAALEGGVAALAVASGQAAQFIALNNILENGDNFVAGSNLYGGTFNQFKVAFKRLGIEARFATDAEADKIEALIDDKTKAIYVETIGNPSFNIPDFEKIAAVAKKYDLPLIVDNTFGAGGYLFKPLEYGAHVVVESATKWIGGHGTSIGGVIVDGGNYNWGNGKYPQFSEPSEGYHGLVFSEVFGEKGPFGNIQFAIRARVEGLRDFGPALSPFNSFLLLQGLETLSLRVQRHVDNTLEVAKWLEAHPQVEKVNYPGLKSSPSFANAQKYLKNGYGAVLSFQLKGDAAQKANAFIDSLELISHLANVGDTKSLIIHPAATTHQQLSDEDQANAGVFPGLLRLSVGIEHIDDIKADLQQAFDKIK encoded by the coding sequence ATGTCTTCCAACAAAAATCTAAAATTCGAAACGCTACAAGTTCACGCTGGCCAAGTGGCAGATCCAACCACTGGATCCAGAGCGGTACCTATATACCAAACATCTTCATTTGTATTTGAGAATGCCGAACATGGAGCCAATCTATTTGCGCTGAAACAATTTGGCAATATCTATACACGGATAATGAATCCTACGACGGACGTTTTTGAACAACGTATTGCGGCGTTGGAAGGTGGAGTTGCGGCTTTAGCTGTTGCTTCGGGTCAAGCGGCACAATTTATCGCCTTAAACAATATTCTTGAAAACGGAGATAACTTTGTGGCAGGTTCTAATCTATACGGTGGTACATTTAACCAGTTTAAAGTTGCTTTCAAACGCTTGGGTATCGAAGCCCGTTTTGCGACCGATGCCGAAGCAGATAAAATTGAAGCTCTTATTGACGATAAAACCAAAGCTATCTATGTGGAGACCATCGGCAATCCTAGTTTCAACATTCCTGACTTTGAAAAAATTGCTGCTGTTGCTAAAAAATATGATTTACCTTTAATTGTTGATAATACGTTTGGTGCCGGAGGTTATCTGTTCAAACCATTGGAATATGGTGCACATGTCGTCGTTGAATCTGCAACAAAATGGATCGGCGGTCATGGCACAAGTATCGGTGGTGTCATCGTTGATGGCGGGAATTACAATTGGGGCAATGGAAAATACCCACAATTTTCCGAACCATCGGAGGGCTATCACGGCTTGGTATTCTCTGAAGTATTCGGTGAAAAAGGGCCTTTTGGCAATATTCAATTTGCTATCCGCGCCCGTGTTGAAGGTCTACGTGATTTTGGTCCGGCACTTTCTCCATTCAATTCATTCTTATTGTTACAAGGACTTGAAACACTGTCATTGCGCGTCCAACGCCATGTGGACAACACCTTAGAGGTTGCCAAATGGCTTGAAGCCCATCCACAGGTAGAGAAGGTAAATTATCCAGGATTAAAAAGTTCACCGAGTTTTGCCAATGCGCAAAAATATCTTAAAAACGGTTATGGTGCTGTCCTTTCCTTCCAGTTGAAGGGTGATGCTGCTCAAAAAGCTAATGCTTTTATCGACAGCCTAGAGCTCATCAGCCATTTGGCCAATGTAGGCGACACAAAATCATTGATCATCCATCCTGCTGCAACGACACACCAACAGTTAAGTGATGAAGATCAGGCAAATGCGGGTGTATTTCCGGGGTTATTGCGCCTTTCTGTAGGGATCGAACATATTGATGATATCAAAGCCGATCTACAACAAGCATTCGATAAGATCAAATAA
- a CDS encoding GH92 family glycosyl hydrolase yields the protein MVKQLIFYFFCILFSVNCAQGQQQIDLTTLVKPNIGSVHSRYFFYTPAAVPFGMAKLAPSTDGSYGNKSGWEAVGYDDRHNSIEGFANFHEFQVGGITFAPSVGQLKTVPGKLDQPQSGYRSSFDKRDEFATSGYYRVKLKDYAVLAELTATKRVGFHRYTFPKTDAANIIFDIGHVMGESGPVVDAEVNYDKKSVWGYVVTNPVYVQKYQQGATVKMYFFAVLNKLPKSYGTFKDSVIFKEKKTIQGKGAGIFLQFDTESDESITIKTGLSYTSVDNARLNLQQEAKELTFDQAKTEALKTWSNELGRILVEGGKEADRVKFYTGLYHALLGRGLASDINGAYPKNDGSVGQIALNTQGKPIHQHYNTDAIWGAFWNLTQLWSIAYPDYYNDWVQSQLLVYRDAGWLGDGIANSKYVSGVGTNFTGLAIAAAYNVGIRDYDTNFAYEAVRKNELESRGRIPGAGKLDVGVFVDKGYSPYIQDNTGSPELLTTGSPFGASHTLEYAFSAAAAAQYAKSLGRDADYRKLHELSTAWKGLYDPSTKFMRPKDSLGKFIPNFNPYQPWRGFQEGNAWQYTFYVPHVPQELVKLVGKDLFNQRLDSIFTVSQKNVFGGGTHIDAFAGIESLYNHGNQPNLHISWLFYFSGRPDLSQKWVRAISNEFYGNDPIHGYGYGQDEDQGQLGAWYVLSGIGLFDVRSLTSENPAFQIGAPLFDKVTIQLPKTLRKNKFTIQVKKTDPDSFYVGQIRLNNKPWKGWQLPFEQLVKGGVMTVHLKSNTSTN from the coding sequence ATGGTAAAGCAACTCATATTTTATTTTTTTTGCATACTCTTCAGTGTGAACTGTGCGCAAGGACAACAGCAGATTGATTTAACTACATTGGTAAAGCCGAATATTGGATCTGTCCATAGTAGATATTTTTTTTACACGCCAGCAGCAGTCCCCTTTGGGATGGCAAAATTGGCACCAAGCACTGATGGAAGTTATGGTAATAAGTCCGGTTGGGAGGCGGTGGGCTATGACGATAGACACAACTCGATCGAAGGTTTCGCAAATTTTCACGAGTTTCAAGTCGGCGGGATTACCTTTGCACCTTCGGTAGGACAGCTTAAAACAGTTCCAGGTAAACTGGACCAGCCACAAAGCGGTTACAGATCATCATTTGACAAGAGAGACGAATTTGCTACCTCAGGCTATTATCGGGTGAAATTGAAAGATTATGCAGTCCTAGCGGAATTGACTGCAACCAAAAGAGTCGGCTTCCATCGTTATACCTTCCCAAAAACAGATGCCGCTAATATTATATTTGATATTGGACATGTCATGGGAGAAAGCGGTCCAGTGGTGGATGCTGAGGTCAATTATGATAAAAAGTCTGTATGGGGTTATGTGGTCACTAATCCGGTCTATGTGCAGAAATACCAACAGGGAGCCACTGTAAAGATGTATTTCTTTGCAGTACTCAACAAGTTGCCCAAATCCTATGGTACATTTAAAGATTCGGTGATTTTTAAAGAAAAGAAAACGATACAAGGGAAGGGTGCCGGGATATTTCTTCAGTTTGATACGGAATCCGATGAATCCATTACAATCAAGACGGGCTTGTCCTATACCTCTGTAGATAATGCACGACTAAACTTGCAGCAAGAGGCCAAGGAGCTGACATTTGATCAGGCGAAGACGGAAGCACTCAAGACCTGGAGCAACGAACTGGGGAGGATATTGGTGGAAGGTGGTAAAGAAGCAGACCGCGTAAAATTTTATACAGGACTATACCATGCCCTGCTTGGACGGGGACTTGCCAGTGATATCAATGGGGCTTATCCCAAAAATGATGGTTCAGTTGGCCAGATCGCTTTAAATACGCAAGGAAAACCTATTCATCAACACTATAATACAGATGCGATCTGGGGGGCATTTTGGAATCTGACACAACTCTGGTCGATTGCTTATCCTGATTATTACAACGATTGGGTACAGAGCCAACTCTTGGTTTACCGCGATGCGGGCTGGCTTGGTGATGGTATTGCCAATAGTAAATATGTCTCCGGTGTGGGGACTAACTTTACAGGATTAGCGATTGCTGCGGCCTATAACGTTGGGATCCGGGATTACGACACGAATTTCGCCTATGAAGCTGTACGAAAAAATGAACTTGAATCGCGCGGGCGAATTCCGGGAGCTGGTAAGCTCGATGTGGGGGTATTTGTCGATAAAGGTTATTCTCCCTATATTCAGGACAATACCGGGAGTCCCGAATTATTGACCACCGGATCACCTTTTGGCGCTTCTCATACGTTAGAATATGCATTTTCGGCAGCCGCAGCAGCGCAATATGCAAAATCACTCGGCCGTGATGCAGACTACAGAAAACTTCATGAACTTTCAACTGCCTGGAAAGGATTATACGATCCATCGACTAAATTCATGCGACCAAAAGACAGTTTAGGGAAATTTATTCCAAATTTTAATCCTTATCAACCTTGGCGTGGTTTTCAGGAAGGAAATGCCTGGCAGTATACGTTTTATGTGCCACACGTTCCGCAGGAATTGGTTAAGCTCGTGGGAAAGGATCTATTCAATCAACGCTTGGACAGTATATTTACAGTATCACAAAAGAACGTTTTTGGAGGAGGAACCCACATTGATGCCTTCGCAGGAATTGAAAGCTTGTATAACCATGGAAATCAGCCCAACTTACATATCTCCTGGTTGTTTTATTTCTCAGGAAGACCTGACCTCAGTCAAAAATGGGTACGGGCTATTTCAAACGAATTTTATGGTAACGATCCTATACACGGTTATGGCTATGGACAGGATGAAGATCAAGGCCAATTGGGCGCTTGGTACGTACTGTCAGGTATCGGTTTATTCGATGTGAGAAGCTTAACATCTGAAAATCCTGCCTTTCAGATAGGAGCTCCTCTGTTTGATAAAGTTACGATACAACTACCCAAAACTTTACGAAAAAACAAATTTACAATTCAGGTTAAAAAGACGGATCCGGATAGTTTTTATGTTGGTCAGATTCGATTGAATAATAAACCTTGGAAAGGTTGGCAGCTTCCTTTTGAACAATTAGTGAAAGGCGGGGTAATGACCGTGCATTTAAAAAGCAACACTAGTACAAACTAA
- a CDS encoding FUSC family membrane protein produces the protein MGIVSLKKRFNRIYSRIIRFIQGEHSGDALRNVSISILPSLAIYLLGTPASTAIGIGVGSLLTTLTDPPGNRKDKLSSALVCIPTFFVASFLTAYLFPFHWPLVILLGLAGFTFTLYGLFGPRYAAIGNMTLILMSFVIGLAPKHPLAIGLQITTGTAIYYLFSLLQAYIRPYRSLKHAMANGFQGLSKFLLIRAQSYDPSIPLDITYSRVGKIHGQISEQQEQIRSLLFREKKIIGHQWPKSNYWLSQVYGLIDLHELIIALDHDYEAIRKNLADTGSLPVIRRAIKLLALEIDSFSQPHIRFRYAQQLYYNTIKLNELLTELKNIQQQQAGPAGPILRSIITNMESILEVLRRIQVAFYQNQEIQDKIDTAEYQQFINRPLGSLSEIKNKLHLKNPLFRFALRMALLFGVGALIGILFLDFKYTYWILLTIAIVARPAFSMTKTRNIERIVGTFSGILIGIFCLAFFQSLPLLLSLSAIGLFGFFLFNRSNYMVSVIFITLGVVIALNLFEGNIDLILGSRMAFTLIGAFLTIAGYFLIPVRQSSSLVHLAKEVASYNQHYFQIINQRLSDNLQSSFDIRLARKKAQTAMALFSDSINQMKKEPEHKWIDWSHIHHFQALSYRVNSHLVGLSISISKKNPEVLHKDIYVRIDELKSLLTDLDQIAEHISPSKK, from the coding sequence ATGGGCATCGTGTCATTAAAGAAAAGATTCAACCGTATTTATAGCCGAATTATTCGATTTATCCAAGGCGAGCACAGTGGTGACGCTTTGCGAAATGTATCCATCAGTATTTTACCGAGTTTAGCAATCTATTTATTAGGAACTCCGGCGAGTACCGCCATAGGAATTGGTGTAGGCTCTTTGTTGACGACCTTGACTGACCCTCCCGGTAACCGCAAAGATAAACTATCCTCTGCATTGGTGTGCATTCCGACATTCTTTGTTGCCTCGTTTCTTACAGCTTACTTATTTCCTTTTCACTGGCCCTTGGTTATTCTCCTTGGTTTAGCCGGATTTACCTTTACCTTGTATGGCCTGTTCGGTCCGCGTTATGCTGCTATCGGCAATATGACTTTGATCTTAATGAGTTTTGTCATTGGCCTGGCACCAAAACATCCCTTGGCGATCGGCCTGCAAATCACAACAGGAACAGCTATTTATTATTTATTCAGCTTGCTACAGGCTTATATAAGACCCTATCGTTCATTGAAGCATGCGATGGCAAATGGCTTTCAGGGTTTATCTAAATTCTTGCTGATCCGTGCCCAGTCCTATGACCCCAGCATTCCACTGGACATTACCTACAGTCGCGTGGGCAAAATTCACGGTCAGATCAGTGAGCAGCAGGAACAGATCCGTTCATTGTTGTTCCGCGAGAAAAAAATTATTGGTCATCAATGGCCCAAAAGTAATTATTGGCTTAGTCAGGTTTATGGCCTGATTGATCTACATGAACTCATCATCGCCCTCGATCATGACTATGAGGCAATCCGCAAGAATCTAGCAGATACGGGTAGCCTTCCTGTGATCCGTCGTGCAATAAAATTGTTGGCCTTAGAAATTGATAGCTTCTCACAGCCACATATAAGATTCCGATATGCACAGCAATTGTATTACAATACAATTAAACTGAACGAGCTCTTGACCGAGCTTAAAAACATTCAGCAACAACAAGCTGGTCCAGCCGGCCCTATCCTAAGGTCTATTATCACCAATATGGAGTCTATTCTTGAGGTACTCCGTCGGATTCAGGTTGCTTTTTATCAGAATCAGGAAATTCAGGACAAAATAGATACAGCGGAATATCAACAATTTATCAATCGCCCCCTAGGCAGTCTGAGTGAAATCAAAAATAAACTTCACCTTAAAAATCCGTTATTTCGTTTTGCGCTACGTATGGCCCTACTTTTTGGTGTTGGCGCATTGATCGGCATTCTGTTCCTAGACTTCAAATATACGTATTGGATTTTGCTGACCATCGCTATCGTAGCGAGACCGGCATTTTCGATGACCAAAACACGCAACATCGAACGGATTGTAGGTACATTTTCAGGTATTTTGATCGGCATCTTCTGTCTAGCATTCTTCCAAAGTCTCCCCTTATTACTGAGCCTATCGGCAATCGGTCTTTTTGGCTTCTTTCTATTCAACCGATCCAATTATATGGTCAGTGTTATTTTTATTACATTGGGCGTTGTCATTGCGCTAAACCTATTTGAAGGCAATATCGATCTTATTTTGGGCAGTCGTATGGCTTTTACATTGATAGGTGCATTTCTAACCATCGCAGGATACTTCTTGATTCCAGTACGCCAAAGCTCAAGCTTGGTCCATTTAGCAAAGGAGGTTGCAAGCTACAACCAACATTACTTCCAGATTATCAACCAACGGCTATCAGACAATCTACAGAGCTCCTTTGACATCCGGTTAGCACGTAAAAAGGCGCAAACAGCGATGGCACTATTTTCAGACTCCATCAACCAAATGAAGAAAGAACCTGAGCACAAATGGATAGATTGGTCCCATATCCACCATTTTCAAGCACTCTCCTATCGCGTCAATTCGCATCTAGTCGGACTTTCCATTTCCATCAGTAAAAAGAATCCGGAAGTCCTGCACAAAGACATCTATGTCAGAATAGATGAGTTAAAATCGTTATTGACCGATTTGGATCAAATAGCGGAACATATCTCACCTAGTAAAAAATAA